A genomic stretch from Caloranaerobacter ferrireducens includes:
- the zapA gene encoding cell division protein ZapA yields MGEKKKVTVRIRGQEYTVIGEESEEYIKELGNYVDNKIRDILEKNSKLNRTMAATLTAFTIADELYKTRSLVDNLNKIINEKDKEIEEKLSIIKIKETEIEDIKSHYEKLSNELNDVNNNLSEYQKKIKKYEQALDLKEKELQNTQRIITELQNKLYEKQIELAQTKKELEEFIRTFDAK; encoded by the coding sequence ATGGGTGAAAAAAAGAAAGTTACGGTTAGAATTAGAGGTCAGGAATATACAGTAATAGGTGAAGAGTCTGAAGAATATATTAAGGAATTGGGAAATTATGTAGATAATAAAATTAGAGATATATTAGAAAAAAACAGTAAACTAAATCGAACTATGGCTGCAACTCTTACAGCATTTACTATTGCTGATGAGTTGTATAAAACTAGGAGTTTAGTAGATAATTTAAATAAAATTATAAATGAAAAAGATAAAGAGATAGAAGAAAAGCTTAGTATTATAAAGATAAAGGAAACAGAAATTGAAGATATAAAGTCTCATTATGAAAAGTTAAGCAATGAGTTAAATGATGTAAATAACAACTTAAGTGAATATCAAAAGAAAATAAAGAAATATGAGCAGGCTTTGGATTTGAAGGAAAAAGAATTGCAAAATACACAAAGAATTATTACTGAACTTCAAAATAAGCTTTATGAAAAACAAATAGAGCTAGCTCAGACTAAAAAAGAATTAGAGGAATTCATCAGAACGTTTGATGCAAAATAG